From Hermetia illucens chromosome 6, iHerIll2.2.curated.20191125, whole genome shotgun sequence, one genomic window encodes:
- the LOC119659462 gene encoding pyruvate dehydrogenase (acetyl-transferring) kinase, mitochondrial isoform X1: MRLFPVRFNQIQKMLDFYSQFNPSPLSIKQFIDFGLNACESKSYIFLRKELPVRLANIMKEIALLPENLLRTSSASQVSAWYARSFEEVIQFEKTEPTQSNLEKFCSTLVQIRNRHSDVVQTMAQGVIELKESQGNVEPSTESSIQYFLDRLYMSRISIRMLINQHTLLFGEFPNENQGRHIGCLDPACDISSVVQDAYENARFLCDQYYLASPELILREHNSLENKYPIRTVYVPSHLYHMLFEIFKNSMRAVMEHHDHDHSDKLPPLQVIIVQGKEDICVKISDQGGGIPRTHMDHLFKYMYSTAPQPSKSDMHTVPLAGYGYGLPISRLYARYFHGDLVLMSCDGFGTDAVIYLKTLSDEANELLPIFNKTSTKFYKSTVPTGDWSSQGSVMNARQMNAAIPKRCIENGSNDSTEEVSREN; the protein is encoded by the exons GTTTGAATGCTTGCGAATCGAAATCATACATTTTTCTACGAAAAGAACTTCCAGTACGTTTGGCAAACATCATGAAAGAAATAGCATTATTACCGgaaaatttattaaggacatcATCAGCTAGTCAAGTCAGTGCCTGGTATGCTAGGAGTTTTGAAGAAGTCATCCAATTTGAGAAAACAGAACCAACTCAATCAAATTTAGAAAA ATTTTGCTCGACACTGGTGCAAATTCGAAACAGACATTCTGATGTTGTTCAGACAATGGCACAAGGCGTCATTGAATTGAAGGAATCACAAGGCAATGTGGAACCATCGACGGAATCATCAATACAATATTTTTTGGATAGATTGTATATGTCACGAATCAGTATAAGAATGCTGATCAATCAACACA CGTTACTTTTCGGCGAGTTTCCGAATGAGAATCAAGGACGACATATTGGTTGTTTGGATCCAGCATGTGATATTAGTAGTGTAGTGCAAGATGCATATGAAAATGCCCGATTTCTCTGTGATCAATATTATCTTGCTAGTCCAGAACTGATTTTACGGGAGCACAATTCATTGGAAAATAAATATCCTATACGAACAGTATACGTGCCATCGCATTTATACCAtatgctttttgaaatctttaaAAACTCAATGAGAGCTGTAATGGAACATCACGATCACGATCATTCCGATAAGTTGCCACCATTACAAGTGATAATCGTGCAAGGAAAGGAGGACATTTGTGTTAAG ATTTCTGACCAAGGTGGCGGCATCCCTCGCACACATATGGACCATCTGTTCAAATATATGTACAGTACAGCGCCTCAACCATCAAAGTCTGATATGCATACAGTTCCTCTCGCTGGCTATGGTTACGGTTTGCCAATTTCTCGTCTGTACGCAAGATATTTCCATGGTGATTTGGTTTTGATGTCTTGTGACGGTTTTGGAACAGATGCAGTGATATATCTAAAG ACACTTTCTGACGAGGCCAATGAACTATTGCCAATTTTCAATAAGACAAGCACAAAATTCTACAAATCAACTGTACCAACCGGAGATTGGTCTAGTCAG GGCTCAGTTATGAACGCACGCCAGATGAACGCCGCAATACCGAAACGGTGCATTGAAAACGGAAGCAATGACTCAACGGAGGAAGTGTCTCGAGAAAATTGA
- the LOC119659462 gene encoding pyruvate dehydrogenase (acetyl-transferring) kinase, mitochondrial isoform X2, whose protein sequence is MRLFPVRFNQIQKMLDFYSQFNPSPLSIKQFIDFGLNACESKSYIFLRKELPVRLANIMKEIALLPENLLRTSSASQVSAWYARSFEEVIQFEKTEPTQSNLEKFCSTLVQIRNRHSDVVQTMAQGVIELKESQGNVEPSTESSIQYFLDRLYMSRISIRMLINQHTLLFGEFPNENQGRHIGCLDPACDISSVVQDAYENARFLCDQYYLASPELILREHNSLENKYPIRTVYVPSHLYHMLFEIFKNSMRAVMEHHDHDHSDKLPPLQVIIVQGKEDICVKISDQGGGIPRTHMDHLFKYMYSTAPQPSKSDMHTVPLAGYGYGLPISRLYARYFHGDLVLMSCDGFGTDAVIYLKTLSDEANELLPIFNKTSTKFYKSTVPTGDWSSQKYYSAINR, encoded by the exons GTTTGAATGCTTGCGAATCGAAATCATACATTTTTCTACGAAAAGAACTTCCAGTACGTTTGGCAAACATCATGAAAGAAATAGCATTATTACCGgaaaatttattaaggacatcATCAGCTAGTCAAGTCAGTGCCTGGTATGCTAGGAGTTTTGAAGAAGTCATCCAATTTGAGAAAACAGAACCAACTCAATCAAATTTAGAAAA ATTTTGCTCGACACTGGTGCAAATTCGAAACAGACATTCTGATGTTGTTCAGACAATGGCACAAGGCGTCATTGAATTGAAGGAATCACAAGGCAATGTGGAACCATCGACGGAATCATCAATACAATATTTTTTGGATAGATTGTATATGTCACGAATCAGTATAAGAATGCTGATCAATCAACACA CGTTACTTTTCGGCGAGTTTCCGAATGAGAATCAAGGACGACATATTGGTTGTTTGGATCCAGCATGTGATATTAGTAGTGTAGTGCAAGATGCATATGAAAATGCCCGATTTCTCTGTGATCAATATTATCTTGCTAGTCCAGAACTGATTTTACGGGAGCACAATTCATTGGAAAATAAATATCCTATACGAACAGTATACGTGCCATCGCATTTATACCAtatgctttttgaaatctttaaAAACTCAATGAGAGCTGTAATGGAACATCACGATCACGATCATTCCGATAAGTTGCCACCATTACAAGTGATAATCGTGCAAGGAAAGGAGGACATTTGTGTTAAG ATTTCTGACCAAGGTGGCGGCATCCCTCGCACACATATGGACCATCTGTTCAAATATATGTACAGTACAGCGCCTCAACCATCAAAGTCTGATATGCATACAGTTCCTCTCGCTGGCTATGGTTACGGTTTGCCAATTTCTCGTCTGTACGCAAGATATTTCCATGGTGATTTGGTTTTGATGTCTTGTGACGGTTTTGGAACAGATGCAGTGATATATCTAAAG ACACTTTCTGACGAGGCCAATGAACTATTGCCAATTTTCAATAAGACAAGCACAAAATTCTACAAATCAACTGTACCAACCGGAGATTGGTCTAGTCAG AAATATTATTCAGCAATCAATCGTTAG